From a region of the Desulfovibrio sp. JC010 genome:
- the rdgC gene encoding recombination-associated protein RdgC, whose translation MPILSASTGITRYRILEEVSDEQIREIPEKLAKFAFMDIDHTAEERSFGWVNMDDMLDDKWAVSPPEKAQYFTFSLRLDTRRIQPAVLKKHFQIALNHELAEAKKEGKNFISRDRKREIKEQVTLKLRARSLPIPAVFDVVWNVPENRVYLSATNTKVMDLFTDHFSDTFELTLEPLTPFFLAMEMLGEEAVQKLESLDPTYFVG comes from the coding sequence TTGCCTATACTTTCAGCCAGCACAGGAATCACCAGATACAGGATCCTGGAAGAAGTCAGCGATGAACAGATCCGGGAAATCCCTGAAAAATTAGCAAAATTCGCATTCATGGATATTGACCACACCGCTGAAGAACGCTCCTTCGGCTGGGTGAACATGGACGATATGCTTGATGACAAATGGGCAGTATCACCGCCGGAAAAGGCCCAGTACTTCACCTTTTCCCTGCGCCTCGACACCCGCAGAATCCAGCCCGCAGTGCTGAAAAAACATTTTCAGATCGCCCTGAACCATGAGCTTGCCGAAGCCAAGAAAGAGGGAAAAAATTTCATCTCCCGCGATCGCAAAAGGGAAATCAAGGAACAAGTTACCCTTAAGCTGCGCGCCCGTTCCCTGCCCATCCCGGCAGTTTTCGATGTGGTCTGGAATGTTCCGGAAAACCGGGTCTACCTTTCCGCCACCAATACCAAGGTCATGGATCTGTTCACCGATCATTTTTCAGACACTTTTGAACTGACCCTTGAACCGCTGACCCCCTTCTTTCTGGCCATGGAAATGCTCGGCGAAGAGGCTGTACAAAAACTCGAATCCCTCGACCCCACCTATTTCGTAGGCTAG
- a CDS encoding response regulator: MLNAEKSVSGTMHVEGVVKPLKILLAEDCENNVLLVQLYLKKFPYSIDVAENGHVAFEFFQRNEYDVVLMDIEMPVTDGYEATLLIRDFEMKNDRAKTPIVAVTAHALPENEDRAYEVGCDFFLTKPVRKADLISTVQKYGNGEA, translated from the coding sequence ATGCTGAATGCAGAAAAGTCTGTGAGCGGAACAATGCACGTCGAGGGAGTTGTTAAGCCTTTGAAAATTTTACTTGCCGAAGATTGCGAAAACAATGTTCTTCTGGTGCAATTGTACCTGAAGAAGTTTCCGTATTCCATTGACGTTGCCGAGAACGGACATGTAGCTTTTGAATTTTTCCAGCGCAACGAATATGATGTTGTGCTCATGGATATTGAAATGCCCGTGACCGACGGTTATGAGGCAACCCTTCTTATCCGCGATTTTGAAATGAAAAACGACAGGGCCAAGACTCCCATTGTGGCTGTCACCGCACATGCCCTGCCGGAAAATGAAGACCGGGCCTACGAAGTGGGCTGTGACTTTTTCCTGACCAAACCGGTCCGCAAAGCCGACCTCATCTCCACTGTACAGAAATACGGAAACGGTGAAGCCTGA
- a CDS encoding D-2-hydroxyacid dehydrogenase, whose protein sequence is MKTVILDGYTLNPGDNPWTGLEEICDLTVYDRTPPQLVLERAKNADIILTNKTQLSAEIINNLPRLKFISVLATGYNVVDLEAAASRNIPVSNVPGYSPPSVAQHVFALLLAHANRVAMHDQAVKDGQWAQQEDFCFWNAPLFELAGKKMGIVGFGDIGKRVGSIANSFGMEVLVYAPRPKPAPDYEPFSFVSLKELFREADVVSLHCPLTAENERFINKNMLSTMKPSAYLINTARGPLINEADLAAALTGGIIAGAALDVVGVEPMLPGNPLSGTPNLTITPHIAWATLEARSRLTGTTVENVQAFLNEKTINVVNGI, encoded by the coding sequence ATGAAAACAGTTATTTTAGACGGCTACACACTTAATCCCGGAGACAATCCCTGGACCGGACTGGAAGAAATCTGCGACCTCACCGTTTATGACCGCACCCCGCCGCAGCTTGTCCTTGAACGGGCTAAAAATGCAGACATAATCCTGACCAACAAAACCCAGCTCAGTGCGGAAATCATAAACAATCTGCCCAGACTGAAATTCATTTCCGTGCTGGCCACCGGATACAACGTGGTTGATCTGGAGGCTGCAGCTTCACGCAATATCCCGGTCTCCAATGTTCCGGGCTACTCTCCACCTTCGGTTGCCCAGCATGTTTTCGCCCTGCTTCTGGCCCATGCCAACAGGGTCGCCATGCACGATCAGGCGGTAAAAGACGGACAATGGGCACAGCAGGAAGATTTCTGTTTCTGGAATGCACCGCTCTTTGAGCTGGCCGGAAAAAAGATGGGCATCGTCGGCTTCGGAGATATCGGTAAACGGGTGGGCAGCATCGCCAATTCTTTCGGTATGGAAGTTCTGGTTTATGCACCGAGACCGAAACCGGCACCGGACTATGAACCGTTCAGCTTCGTATCCCTCAAAGAACTTTTCCGGGAAGCGGATGTTGTTTCCCTGCATTGCCCGCTGACCGCAGAAAACGAAAGATTCATCAACAAAAACATGCTCTCAACCATGAAACCCAGCGCATACCTGATCAACACCGCCCGCGGACCGCTCATCAACGAGGCAGACCTCGCCGCAGCACTGACCGGGGGTATTATCGCCGGGGCTGCCCTTGACGTGGTCGGGGTTGAACCCATGCTGCCGGGCAATCCCCTTTCAGGCACCCCCAACCTGACCATCACCCCGCACATTGCATGGGCAACCCTTGAAGCCCGCTCAAGACTCACCGGAACCACCGTTGAAAATGTGCAGGCTTTTCTGAACGAAAAAACCATAAACGTGGTCAACGGAATTTAA
- a CDS encoding PilZ domain-containing protein, whose translation MGKEKKKSGLVSTLKTKLDRMLGRNTDESLNIDYRPQKEVPAARRAFRIDVDNMHVICRIPRVKCKITDISASGIGFASSKEFPVGTVIDAVLIWSGKPVLKNLKLKIARRTPKVVGCEFTDLERSQDKVISKIVLAAQKRLIQKKHSGKRPDTTEEEMAKEIEAQKKRGIAPASNKKFKI comes from the coding sequence ATGGGCAAGGAGAAGAAAAAATCAGGACTGGTCAGCACGCTGAAGACAAAACTGGACCGCATGCTGGGCAGAAATACCGATGAATCTCTGAATATTGACTACAGACCGCAAAAAGAGGTCCCTGCTGCCCGCCGGGCCTTTCGTATTGACGTGGACAACATGCACGTTATCTGCCGTATCCCGCGTGTAAAATGCAAAATTACGGACATCAGCGCAAGCGGCATAGGCTTTGCCAGTTCCAAAGAATTCCCCGTGGGCACGGTCATTGATGCCGTGCTGATCTGGTCCGGAAAACCCGTACTGAAAAATCTGAAACTGAAAATTGCCCGCCGCACCCCAAAAGTTGTGGGTTGTGAATTTACCGACCTTGAAAGATCTCAGGACAAGGTTATCAGCAAAATTGTTCTTGCCGCCCAGAAAAGATTGATCCAGAAAAAACATTCCGGCAAACGCCCGGACACTACCGAAGAAGAAATGGCCAAAGAGATAGAAGCTCAAAAGAAACGCGGCATAGCCCCGGCTTCAAACAAAAAATTCAAGATCTAA
- the rfbA gene encoding glucose-1-phosphate thymidylyltransferase RfbA — protein MKGIILAGGSGTRLYPLTRVVSKQLLPVYDKPMIYYPLSIHMMSGIRDILIISTPEDLHRFEDLLGDGSSLGINISYKVQPKPEGLAQAFIIGEDFIGDDSVSLILGDNIFYGHDLPHILQKTAALKEGGTVFAYAVKDPKRYGVVEFDKNQTVISIEEKPENPKSKFAVTGLYFYDNSVIDIAKNIKPSARGELEITDVNNEYLKQGKLNVELLGRGYAWLDMGTHQSLLRAASYVEAVQERQGFMLACLEEIAFRMGYISLEELKNMTKDMLKNDYGQYLMEIYNDAKVKSE, from the coding sequence ATGAAAGGAATCATTCTGGCCGGAGGTTCCGGCACAAGGCTCTATCCCCTGACAAGGGTGGTCAGCAAACAGCTTTTGCCTGTTTATGACAAGCCCATGATCTACTACCCGCTCTCCATCCACATGATGTCGGGCATCCGGGATATCCTGATCATTTCCACTCCCGAAGACCTGCACAGGTTCGAAGATCTCCTCGGGGACGGCTCAAGTCTCGGCATCAATATTTCCTACAAGGTCCAGCCCAAACCGGAAGGTCTGGCTCAGGCTTTCATTATCGGTGAAGACTTTATCGGCGACGACAGCGTCAGTCTTATCCTCGGCGACAACATCTTTTACGGACACGACCTGCCGCACATTCTACAGAAAACAGCAGCACTCAAGGAAGGCGGCACCGTTTTCGCCTACGCGGTCAAAGACCCCAAAAGATACGGCGTGGTTGAATTCGACAAAAACCAGACCGTAATCAGCATTGAAGAAAAACCGGAAAACCCCAAATCAAAATTCGCGGTTACCGGACTTTACTTCTACGACAACTCGGTCATTGATATCGCCAAAAACATCAAGCCTTCCGCCCGCGGAGAGTTGGAAATTACAGATGTGAACAACGAATACCTGAAACAGGGCAAGCTCAACGTGGAACTGCTCGGACGCGGTTACGCATGGCTGGACATGGGAACCCACCAATCCCTGCTCCGGGCGGCATCATATGTGGAGGCCGTGCAGGAAAGGCAGGGCTTCATGCTGGCCTGTCTGGAAGAAATCGCCTTCCGCATGGGTTACATATCACTTGAAGAGCTGAAAAACATGACCAAGGACATGCTTAAAAACGATTACGGCCAGTACCTGATGGAAATTTACAACGACGCAAAGGTGAAAAGCGAATGA
- a CDS encoding DUF1614 domain-containing protein encodes MRGPMFSLPTVMFLGIIFFVLIFFLFIFVQVGLVTVAFSKLGLTPGQGFLLLIATLLGSGINIPVFRSERLVPDVSIRRVRMFNPYSPMGAQRDAATLTNQVVAVNFGGCVIPVLLSLSLLSRSGFDFSILLCIAVVSAAAYALARPIPGVGIGIPVLIPPLITALAALIFVQGEMAPIAAYVAGSLGTLIGADLLHLATPATRRVLDAPVVSIGGAGTFDGIFITGILAVLLA; translated from the coding sequence ATGCGCGGCCCTATGTTTTCCCTGCCCACAGTCATGTTTCTGGGCATCATATTTTTTGTCCTCATATTCTTTTTGTTTATATTTGTACAGGTTGGTCTGGTTACCGTGGCTTTCTCCAAGCTGGGCCTTACTCCGGGGCAGGGGTTTCTGCTGCTTATTGCCACCCTGCTGGGTAGCGGGATCAATATTCCGGTTTTCCGTTCCGAGCGTCTGGTGCCGGATGTGAGTATCAGGCGGGTGCGCATGTTCAATCCTTATTCCCCCATGGGAGCGCAGAGGGATGCTGCCACCCTGACCAATCAGGTGGTGGCCGTGAACTTCGGTGGCTGCGTGATTCCGGTGCTGCTTTCCCTTTCCCTGCTCAGCAGGTCCGGGTTTGATTTTTCCATTCTGCTTTGTATAGCCGTGGTCAGTGCTGCCGCTTATGCTCTTGCCCGGCCCATCCCGGGGGTGGGAATCGGTATTCCGGTACTCATTCCGCCGCTGATAACTGCGCTAGCCGCGTTGATTTTCGTTCAGGGTGAAATGGCACCTATAGCGGCTTATGTTGCGGGAAGTCTCGGAACCCTGATAGGTGCGGACCTGTTGCACCTGGCCACTCCGGCCACCCGGCGGGTGCTGGATGCCCCGGTGGTTTCCATCGGCGGGGCCGGGACTTTTGACGGGATTTTTATTACCGGAATTCTGGCCGTACTACTGGCCTGA
- a CDS encoding MogA/MoaB family molybdenum cofactor biosynthesis protein, which produces MLNCDFSTIKGAGPGSRIMLGNSRFLSQGCLCAALSGNVSGLRAGTVLQSGGTKLLRIVSGLWTSGVPGAKSWTAEVLSELPDGPVDLTLKKDGYSLAYVTLSDKGAAGEREDQAGPLIAEMIKNALPLSIAQGYLIADETDDLKALLMHLAHVDGFDLIMTTGGTGVGPRDVSPEATLAVIDNRLPGFERAITATGLSKTPHAMISRAVAGTMGESVVVNFPGSPKAVRESLETVIPALKHTVDKLQGDKTDCAQVL; this is translated from the coding sequence GTGCTGAATTGTGATTTTTCTACGATAAAAGGTGCAGGTCCCGGCAGCAGGATCATGTTAGGTAATTCCCGCTTCCTGTCGCAGGGATGTTTATGTGCTGCTCTGAGCGGAAACGTATCCGGGCTGCGTGCCGGGACTGTTTTGCAAAGCGGCGGAACAAAACTGCTGCGTATTGTTTCCGGACTGTGGACATCCGGTGTGCCGGGGGCTAAATCTTGGACCGCTGAAGTGCTGTCGGAATTACCGGATGGACCAGTTGACCTTACTCTGAAAAAAGATGGCTACTCCCTTGCTTATGTAACCCTGAGTGACAAGGGCGCAGCCGGGGAGCGTGAAGATCAGGCCGGACCGCTCATTGCGGAAATGATAAAAAATGCACTTCCGCTTTCCATTGCGCAGGGTTATCTAATTGCCGATGAAACCGATGATCTCAAAGCCCTGCTCATGCATCTGGCCCATGTGGACGGATTTGACCTGATTATGACCACCGGGGGCACCGGGGTCGGCCCGCGTGATGTTTCCCCGGAAGCGACCCTTGCGGTCATCGACAATAGGCTGCCCGGATTTGAGCGGGCCATTACAGCCACCGGGCTGTCAAAAACACCCCATGCCATGATTTCACGGGCTGTGGCCGGAACCATGGGGGAGAGTGTTGTAGTTAATTTTCCCGGAAGCCCCAAAGCTGTGCGGGAAAGCCTCGAGACTGTTATCCCCGCCCTGAAACACACGGTGGATAAGTTGCAGGGTGATAAAACCGATTGTGCGCAGGTTTTGTAG
- a CDS encoding TolC family protein: MKRNISFLVVLLFLLSMASFASAQQAEKKLGEAKAPVSMEEANTQVPQAETQEEKEADMTLTLEECVDLGLKQNPTIIAARKDLLAADSDVKRQRGAFGAPVTTTYGYTHYGDQPRSGGANADYQDKWAFTVNVSQPVFRGFELLSKYQKTKLQRESTEASLYNAELSLISNIQTSFLTLLQGRMDVKSKQDSVARLQSQLDVIQAFYQVGLRPRVDVLQAEVELANAEQNLLIAKNTVDSRVARLNTLLNLPIEKKVNYSGELTYLPFSMTLDQCFAKAIKARPDLKIARKSVAIAEEDVTIAESGFYPDVSADFNYSSEGGDPSVSTNKYNYDNRPDAWNVGASLNWEVFSWGQTYYDSKRAEDNVEKIKAEYDNTKLEAEYEIKDQMLSLKAAADRIGVGRKSVEAGREGYRMAMARYQAQVSTNNEVLDAQSRLSDSEAQLIQALSDYQVALAKLYVAMGDMNPSLKTN, translated from the coding sequence ATGAAGCGCAATATTTCGTTTTTAGTTGTATTACTTTTCTTGTTGTCAATGGCGTCTTTTGCCTCAGCGCAGCAGGCGGAAAAAAAGCTTGGTGAAGCCAAGGCCCCGGTTTCCATGGAAGAGGCCAATACTCAGGTGCCTCAGGCGGAAACTCAGGAAGAAAAAGAAGCCGACATGACCCTCACCCTTGAGGAGTGTGTTGATCTCGGCCTGAAACAGAACCCGACCATCATCGCCGCCCGTAAAGATCTGCTGGCAGCGGATAGTGATGTGAAAAGACAGCGCGGTGCATTCGGTGCTCCGGTGACTACCACTTACGGCTATACCCACTACGGTGACCAGCCTCGTTCAGGCGGTGCCAATGCGGATTATCAGGACAAGTGGGCATTTACCGTAAATGTCAGCCAGCCTGTATTCAGGGGCTTTGAGCTGCTCTCCAAATACCAGAAAACAAAACTTCAGCGGGAATCCACTGAGGCCAGCCTCTACAATGCGGAACTCAGCCTGATCAGCAATATTCAGACTTCTTTCCTGACTCTGTTGCAGGGTCGTATGGACGTTAAGAGCAAGCAGGATTCTGTTGCCCGTCTGCAATCCCAGCTTGATGTTATTCAGGCTTTTTATCAGGTCGGCCTCAGGCCCCGTGTTGATGTGCTGCAGGCGGAAGTTGAGCTTGCCAACGCAGAGCAGAATCTGCTCATTGCCAAGAACACCGTTGACTCAAGGGTTGCGAGGCTGAATACTCTGCTTAACCTGCCCATTGAAAAGAAAGTCAACTATTCCGGAGAGCTTACCTATCTTCCTTTTTCCATGACTCTTGATCAGTGCTTCGCCAAGGCGATCAAGGCCCGTCCGGACCTGAAGATTGCGCGCAAGTCCGTTGCCATCGCGGAAGAAGACGTAACCATCGCTGAAAGCGGTTTTTACCCGGATGTTTCTGCTGATTTCAATTACAGCAGCGAAGGCGGTGATCCTTCGGTCAGCACTAACAAATATAATTACGACAACCGTCCTGATGCATGGAATGTTGGCGCAAGTCTGAACTGGGAAGTCTTCAGCTGGGGCCAGACCTACTACGATTCCAAGCGTGCGGAAGATAACGTTGAGAAGATCAAGGCCGAGTACGACAATACCAAGCTCGAAGCCGAATACGAGATCAAAGACCAGATGCTCAGCCTCAAGGCTGCTGCGGACCGTATCGGCGTAGGCCGCAAGTCTGTTGAAGCTGGTCGTGAAGGTTACCGTATGGCTATGGCCCGTTATCAGGCTCAGGTCAGCACCAACAACGAAGTTCTTGATGCCCAGTCCCGTTTGAGTGACAGTGAAGCCCAGCTTATTCAGGCCCTGTCCGACTATCAGGTGGCACTGGCCAAGCTTTATGTTGCCATGGGTGACATGAACCCCTCTCTTAAGACTAACTAG
- a CDS encoding lytic murein transglycosylase, whose product MFRKLTVFFFILFLASAPCAVADDSHSWDALKDRLVADGFNREYVETVFSASSLKYDSAMMARKMRVLLKRRFEPPAKKAARERKYDERYIGPVMLAGGYSYLREHYELLQKIDKRYGVDPSVLTALLLVETKLGFTLGDNPAFNNLANMAASSDPLKFFDDLGYEKLEEKDMVWLKKRTKKKADWAYKELSSLLKFSADNSIVPTEIPGSPYGAFGICQFMPSTAIHYAVDGDGDGRIDLFAREDALFSMASFLKRHGWKNSLSKEKKLKVIYRYNHSMVYARTIYEVSRQLEKIRSTFGPD is encoded by the coding sequence ATGTTCAGGAAACTGACTGTCTTCTTTTTTATTCTTTTTCTGGCAAGCGCACCTTGTGCTGTTGCTGATGATTCCCACAGCTGGGACGCTCTCAAGGACCGGCTCGTGGCCGACGGTTTCAACCGCGAGTATGTGGAGACGGTATTTTCGGCCAGTTCGCTTAAATACGATTCCGCAATGATGGCCCGCAAGATGCGGGTGCTGCTCAAGCGCAGGTTTGAGCCGCCGGCAAAGAAAGCAGCCCGGGAAAGGAAGTATGATGAAAGATACATCGGTCCGGTTATGCTGGCCGGGGGATATTCCTATCTGCGTGAGCATTATGAATTACTTCAAAAAATAGACAAGCGTTACGGGGTTGATCCTTCCGTTTTGACCGCACTGCTGCTGGTGGAGACCAAGCTCGGTTTTACCCTCGGTGATAATCCGGCTTTTAATAATCTCGCCAACATGGCTGCCAGTTCCGATCCGCTCAAATTTTTCGATGATCTCGGTTACGAAAAGCTGGAAGAAAAAGATATGGTCTGGCTCAAGAAGCGGACCAAAAAGAAAGCCGACTGGGCTTACAAAGAACTTTCATCGCTGCTGAAATTTTCAGCAGATAATTCCATTGTGCCCACAGAGATTCCCGGTTCCCCCTACGGGGCTTTCGGTATCTGCCAGTTCATGCCCAGCACTGCCATCCACTATGCTGTGGACGGAGACGGTGATGGACGCATCGATCTCTTTGCCCGCGAGGATGCCCTGTTCTCCATGGCCAGCTTTTTAAAGCGGCACGGCTGGAAGAATTCCCTGAGCAAGGAAAAGAAGCTTAAGGTCATCTACCGCTACAACCATTCCATGGTCTACGCCCGGACCATCTACGAAGTCTCCCGCCAGCTGGAAAAAATCCGGTCTACTTTCGGACCGGATTAA
- a CDS encoding glycosyltransferase: MRIFQVINVRWFNATSWYALYLSKLLQDGGHEVLVITVPGSETEETALKMGLKVKTIELNSARPHKLIKACSQVFSLIKKHKPQVVNCHRGEAFFWWGILRKMRMGYKLVRTRGDQRLPKSDFFNRYLHSKVADAVVVTNKRMADHFLKKMELAENRLWLIHGGVDSDKFRFDPEGRKNVREQFGFSDDDMVIGMLGRFDRVKGQKELIEALAKTRNNVHGKSVKLFLIGFPTATSRHEVDSWLTDYGLNDITAISGKCADVTACISAMDIGVIGSLWSETIARAALEIMACERPLISTAVGVMPDLLPPQALVPPQDVTQLSLKLTEAINNPGFREKLLAEHKRTMSQLSGEDFLKRTMTLYQSILN, encoded by the coding sequence ATGCGAATTTTCCAAGTTATCAACGTCCGCTGGTTCAATGCCACTTCATGGTATGCCCTCTACCTGAGCAAGCTGCTGCAGGACGGAGGGCACGAAGTGCTGGTCATCACTGTTCCCGGTTCGGAAACCGAGGAAACAGCCCTTAAAATGGGCTTGAAAGTGAAAACCATTGAACTTAATTCCGCCCGCCCGCACAAGCTCATCAAGGCCTGTTCGCAGGTTTTTTCCCTGATCAAAAAGCACAAGCCGCAGGTGGTTAACTGCCATCGCGGGGAAGCATTTTTCTGGTGGGGAATCCTGCGCAAGATGCGCATGGGCTACAAACTGGTCAGGACCAGAGGCGACCAGCGGCTGCCCAAAAGTGATTTTTTCAACCGCTACCTGCATTCCAAAGTAGCGGACGCCGTGGTGGTTACCAACAAAAGGATGGCCGACCATTTCCTGAAAAAAATGGAACTGGCCGAGAACCGTCTCTGGCTCATCCACGGCGGTGTGGACAGCGATAAATTTCGTTTTGACCCTGAGGGCCGCAAAAATGTCCGTGAGCAATTCGGATTCAGTGACGACGATATGGTTATCGGCATGCTCGGCAGGTTCGACCGGGTCAAAGGCCAGAAGGAACTCATCGAAGCCCTTGCCAAAACCCGCAACAATGTTCACGGCAAATCCGTCAAGCTTTTCCTGATCGGATTTCCCACCGCCACCAGCAGGCATGAAGTGGACAGCTGGCTTACCGATTACGGACTAAACGACATCACCGCCATCAGCGGCAAATGCGCAGATGTCACGGCCTGCATTTCGGCCATGGATATCGGGGTTATAGGTTCGCTTTGGTCGGAAACCATCGCCCGTGCAGCCCTTGAAATCATGGCCTGTGAAAGACCGCTCATCTCCACAGCAGTAGGCGTCATGCCCGACCTGCTGCCGCCGCAGGCCCTCGTGCCGCCGCAGGATGTGACCCAGCTTTCCCTCAAACTTACCGAAGCAATCAACAACCCCGGTTTCCGGGAAAAACTGCTCGCAGAACACAAAAGAACCATGTCCCAGCTTTCAGGAGAAGATTTCCTGAAACGGACTATGACTTTATATCAGAGTATTTTGAATTAG
- a CDS encoding glycosyltransferase family A protein, with translation MAVINNAVKVSVIIPTYNRAERICRAVDSVLGQSFDNFECLVVDDGSTDDTAQRLADYTDPRLKVLWQENRGVSAARNFGIANSGGSFIALLDSDDQWVEHKLAKQLSFMEEGGFEISQTDEIWIRKGKRVNQCKKHEKPEGMFFDRSLEMCMVSPSCVIFSRRFWDELGPFDEDMAACEDYDLWLRAGLKYPVGLLRERLTVKHGGRPDQLSNSVGCLDLYRMYAIVKLLNEGTLPAEARSMALAELQRKAAFYIGGCRKRGRDGQAARIERLVRDIVSGNPVSPAEIIKS, from the coding sequence TTGGCTGTTATTAATAATGCCGTCAAAGTGTCCGTGATAATACCCACTTACAACCGGGCGGAGCGTATCTGCCGGGCTGTGGATTCGGTGCTGGGGCAGAGCTTTGATAATTTTGAATGTCTGGTCGTGGATGACGGTTCCACGGATGATACGGCACAGCGGTTGGCGGATTATACCGATCCCCGGCTGAAGGTACTCTGGCAGGAAAATCGCGGCGTTTCAGCTGCAAGGAATTTCGGGATTGCCAATTCCGGTGGAAGTTTCATTGCCCTGCTGGATTCAGATGATCAGTGGGTGGAGCATAAGCTGGCAAAGCAGCTTTCATTCATGGAAGAGGGCGGCTTTGAAATCAGCCAGACCGATGAAATCTGGATTCGCAAGGGCAAACGGGTTAATCAGTGCAAAAAGCACGAGAAACCCGAAGGGATGTTCTTTGACCGTTCACTGGAGATGTGCATGGTCAGCCCTTCCTGCGTGATTTTCAGCCGCAGGTTCTGGGATGAGCTGGGCCCTTTTGATGAAGATATGGCTGCCTGCGAGGATTATGACCTCTGGTTGCGGGCAGGGCTTAAGTATCCGGTGGGGCTTTTGCGTGAACGGCTGACCGTCAAACACGGCGGGCGGCCGGACCAGCTTTCCAATAGTGTAGGGTGTTTGGATTTATACAGAATGTACGCTATAGTGAAGCTGCTTAATGAGGGAACACTTCCTGCTGAAGCGCGGAGCATGGCCCTTGCTGAGTTGCAGCGCAAGGCCGCTTTTTATATCGGCGGATGCAGAAAAAGGGGGCGCGATGGGCAGGCCGCAAGGATCGAGCGGCTGGTGCGGGATATTGTTTCCGGGAATCCGGTGTCGCCCGCTGAAATAATAAAAAGCTGA
- a CDS encoding molybdenum cofactor biosynthesis protein MoaE yields MDISKKIAELKQDPEFADNVGMILIHNGIVRGWSRGTREEVTGIEIKADREKIEQLRQEHEKFPGIYKIVVHANEGVFKPGDDLLFLIVAGDIRENVKECLGSLLDRVKAEAFSKKEIMA; encoded by the coding sequence ATGGACATTTCAAAAAAAATCGCTGAACTCAAACAGGACCCGGAATTTGCCGATAATGTAGGCATGATCCTGATCCATAACGGAATCGTCCGCGGTTGGTCGCGGGGAACCCGTGAAGAAGTTACCGGCATCGAAATCAAGGCCGACCGTGAAAAAATCGAACAACTCCGCCAGGAACATGAAAAATTCCCCGGAATATATAAAATAGTCGTCCATGCCAATGAAGGCGTGTTCAAACCCGGGGACGACCTGCTCTTCCTCATCGTAGCTGGAGACATCCGTGAAAACGTCAAAGAATGCCTCGGAAGCCTGCTCGACAGAGTGAAAGCCGAAGCCTTCAGCAAAAAAGAAATAATGGCCTGA